The Posidoniimonas polymericola genome includes the window CCGCACCATCTGACGGCGTTCCTCCTGCCGGCGGACCTCCTCGGACGAAACGCCCGCCGCCGCGTGCGAGGGGTACCCCAGCCGGTCGAGCGTCTGGGCGACCTTCGACAGCGGGACGGCCGCCGGGTCCCAGGTAACGCGGACCAGCGAGGCCCGCAGGCTGAGCCGCGCCTCGGCGACTCCGGGCAGAACGTCGGGCAGGCGTTCGACCAGCCACAGGCAGGCCGCGCAGTGCACGCCCTCAAGCCGCAGGTCGGCGACCCGCCGGCCGGTCGCGGTCTCGCGGGTCTGGCTCGCCAGGAACTGCTCGCTGTCGAACGCGGCGTACCGCTCACGGGTAGCTGAGCCGCGGCGCGGCTTGGCGGCGACCGACTCGCGGAGCCGGTAGTAGCGGTCCAGGCCGTTCGCGTGGATCATGTCGTAGACCGTGCGGCAGCCGTTGCAGCAGAACTGCCGCTCGGCGGCGGGCTCGATCAGCCCCTTCGGCACCGGCAGCCCGCAGTGGTCACACGCCGTGGACGGTTGCGTCACGGTCTGCTCTTTCAAGGCGGCGACGGGCATCACTCGCCCTCATTGGTAGCCGCGGCCGCGTCCGGTCGACAGCAGGGTGGGAGTTCAGTGGGGTCCGGGACCAATTCCTCCGAGTCCTCGGCAGCCGCGGCGGCGCGCGCCAGCGAAGCCGGGTCGAGCCCGGCCCGGCCGACCAGCGTGAAGACGCCGACTCCGATCAGCGCCGCCGCCGTGATCGCCGGCATCCGGGAGCCGAGCACCCCCATCGCCGCGCGCAGGCCCATGCCGAGCGAGATCAACATCGGCAGCGTGCCGACCCAGAACACCGCCATTACGACCGCGCCCGCCAGCGGCTGGCCGGTCCCGGCGGCGGTGATAGCGAAGGCGTAGAGCCAGCCGCACGGCAGCAGCGTGGTGAGCAGCCCGATCGCCAACGCCCGCCGGACCGGGGGGAGCGTCAGCGCGACCCGCTGCCCGGCTTGCACGGTCTTCACCCACACAGCCGGCGGCTTGGTGTGCCTGAGCCGCAGCCCAGCGACGCGGGCCAGCTCGAGCAGGCCAAACAGCACCATCAGTCCACCGGCGGCGGCCATCGCCAGCGGCTGCAGGCCGGCAAGCGTCGAGGTCAGGTCGACCAGGGCTCCGGCGGCTCCTGCGGCGGCGCCGAGCAGCATATAGGTAGCCAGCCGCCCCAGGTGGTACGCCAGGTGGAGCCGGGTCTGGGGCGTGTCGCCTGAGTCGTTCACCGCGAACGCCACAAATGGCCCGCACATGCCTGCGCAGTGCAGCGAGCCGAGCAGGCTGGCAATCAGGACAGCGGTGGTGAGGGCTAACATCGAGGCTTCGGTTCTCGGCCGTTCGAGGGCCGTTAGCGTTGTGGGGCCGCAGCGGGCTGGCTGCTGGGAAGGGTTACGGTCGCGGGGCGGCCGAGCGTGGCGTCGGTGTAGGACGCGGGGGGCGCCTCGGGGGGGACCGCCAACGCGAACGTCATGGCGATCAGCATGATCGTCATGTGCCCCCCGAGCAGGGCGCAGATGATGACCGGCCAGCAGATCTGCTGCCAGAAGGTTGGTTCGTTGGGCGTGTCGTTCATTCTGGTTTCTCCGCAGGCGTCTGAGCCGCCGGGGCGACGTCGCCGATCAGCCGCAGGGTGTGGGTGCGCTGCTCGCCGGCGTCGTCCGAGATAAGCAGCGTGGTCGATAGTTCGCCGCGGCGGAACTCGCCTGGCGGGGTCAGCAGTCGGAGCGGCTCGGTCAGCCGCTCACGCGGGTCGAGCCTTAGCTCGAGCGGCCCCCCCGCGATCTCTACCGTCTCGGGCGACTGCACCTCGATGCGGTAGGTGCGGGGCTCGTGCGTGCGGTTCTCGACGATGAAGCGGAACACGTTCTCGTTGAGCCCCTCCTCGGTAGTGCGGTAGGGCCTGCCAACATTGCGGAGCGCGTCGACGTCGAACGTGCTCTTGGTGGCCAGCAGGGTCACGAACGTCAGCGCCAATAGCGAGATGACCGACGCGTAGACAATTACGCGGGGGCGGACCACCTTGGTCGGAGCCCCGTCGAGCGCCGCCTGCGAGCTGTAACGGATCAGCCCCTTCGGCAGTCCGATCTTGTCCATCACCGAGTCGCAGGCGTCGATGCACTGGGCGCAGCCGACGCACTCCAGCTGCAGCCCCTGCCGGATGTCGATGCCGGTCGGGCAGACCGCCACGCACATGTTGCACGCGACGCAGTCGCCCAGCCCGGCCGCCGCGCGGTCGCGTCCCTTGCCGCGGGGCTCGCCCCGCTTCTCGTCGTAGCCGATGATGGCCGACGAGCGGTCGAGCATCACCGACTGGAACCGCCCGTAGGGGCAGCCGATGA containing:
- a CDS encoding archaellin/type IV pilin N-terminal domain-containing protein, whose protein sequence is MNDTPNEPTFWQQICWPVIICALLGGHMTIMLIAMTFALAVPPEAPPASYTDATLGRPATVTLPSSQPAAAPQR
- the ccoG gene encoding cytochrome c oxidase accessory protein CcoG — encoded protein: MSKDLPLLEPEERVLSTLEHDGSRRWLHPRLAKGVFWARRRIVAYVLIAVYALLPFIKIGGKPAILLDVANREFTFFGFTFLPTDTVLLAVFMVMLFLSIFFVTAIAGRVWCGWACPQTVYLEFVFRPIERFFSGRSGKGGAPDMKVAGPWKAVMYLVYLAICLHLANTFLAYFIGADKLHEWIWTSTPWKHPGSFALVAAITGLMMFDFCYWREQLCIIGCPYGRFQSVMLDRSSAIIGYDEKRGEPRGKGRDRAAAGLGDCVACNMCVAVCPTGIDIRQGLQLECVGCAQCIDACDSVMDKIGLPKGLIRYSSQAALDGAPTKVVRPRVIVYASVISLLALTFVTLLATKSTFDVDALRNVGRPYRTTEEGLNENVFRFIVENRTHEPRTYRIEVQSPETVEIAGGPLELRLDPRERLTEPLRLLTPPGEFRRGELSTTLLISDDAGEQRTHTLRLIGDVAPAAQTPAEKPE
- a CDS encoding sulfite exporter TauE/SafE family protein, producing the protein MLALTTAVLIASLLGSLHCAGMCGPFVAFAVNDSGDTPQTRLHLAYHLGRLATYMLLGAAAGAAGALVDLTSTLAGLQPLAMAAAGGLMVLFGLLELARVAGLRLRHTKPPAVWVKTVQAGQRVALTLPPVRRALAIGLLTTLLPCGWLYAFAITAAGTGQPLAGAVVMAVFWVGTLPMLISLGMGLRAAMGVLGSRMPAITAAALIGVGVFTLVGRAGLDPASLARAAAAAEDSEELVPDPTELPPCCRPDAAAATNEGE